A window of Streptomyces subrutilus contains these coding sequences:
- a CDS encoding non-ribosomal peptide synthetase, translated as MTAAPLSIPVTRDPATAATALRPRLTREGVPGHTRRSLPLPAASRTALRGAGGHPVDELVLLCAAAALALAAAEDTDTPALTVTGPAGPVAVSVATAPAGGQDQGTAGALLRRVRDELLAARPAGARAGTLTVAAEGMAPAAPAGEALLLTLEGSGEDRVLHADADTGRCEAWFADAVLRVVAHLLAQLGDPGRELAALTLADAADRETVKEWGRAGFWPPATPATLLERLDRGHLAGGAGLAVVTGGGAADGAAELGHAQLRAESVRAARRLHHAYGVGRGDRVALLVGKGRHALTALLGTVRAGAAYVPLDPAQPEERLAAVLDDVGAAALVAEPEHLALAGALAARTGLRLLSAADLAADTADLAALPEEEPEPPRPEDTAYVIYTSGSTGRPKGVVIRHSAIDSYLAWKHDYHRLSPDTCLLQVPALSFDSSVSDVFSVLGAGGALVLVDAVRRLDGAHLRGLAERYTATHVTLVPSLYTAVLDELAAAGTLRVVTVAGEAMPGELVARHQLQLPRTRLVNEYGPTENSVGATAFDYPAHPLPGTPIGWPLAHTVVEVLDGADRPVPPGFPGQLHFSGPGLADGYLHRPELDEAAFPAAPEQPGGRRYRSGDRGWWQPGGTLQFLGRADDQVKIRGNRVELGDVEAALAALPAVETAVAVVCRGAGGQPSLVAFVTGPAAETPAAVHAYAGTVLPAPLVPDRVLPLDRVPLSTSGKIDRRELAERAQACAPAAEPAPAAAPEAPQSLEDRVGAVFREVLGVDRIGPDDNFFACGGHSLLAVDVIAALEQRHGLVLGIDELLDGPSVREACAALRGRGADEGDAQAASAAEKDPEGGDHPLSAAQRQLWTLARLDDGADSIHHLTDVFRIDGPLDERQVAQALADEAACAPLLRARFFVRDGEPRQRFVYGDRPPLTVLWPAPGTDTGATLRAEARRPFDLERQPPLRAVLLRLSPTSALLALTVHHIACDGESAVLLAERVFARLRALRTGTAAPRPAEGSYLTHIAREAAALGGPEAERDRAHWHTRLAAPLPFPLLPADGERGAAPGPGGSSRLRLSGQDTRAVRALARTCGTSMYGTGLTALAELLGRFTGERRILVGTPVTRRDDPSYAGVIGPFLNTVVLTCEVAPDLGFAERAAATRSAVASAMTHRAHPFERLVDELPGARDGGRTPLFTVMFTADERGAAGTGDGSELDAGPGLAVRREPYADHAAEFELSFHLDNSGELLELTAEYDGTLFSAARATRLLRHWADLLLRAAADPGRTPAGTPLPDAERAELAALADTCAAYPGARISDAAGRPVPVGVPGDLSTGAGATGLRAHWSERRELVPRGRAGRLVPDSDRPGTHLDPAEAELLLLAHPSVRAAEVRAAAPGEPGPLTAHVTPQPGHTVSPGALRTLLRRALPLRLVPATVHVTADAGEPAPRPARAAGTAPVATAPAADAAAGPVELVAQAVAEALGHERVGPDEDFFDLGGGSLDAVAVAARLRIALGRDVSPRLVFDSRTPAAIAGALAGAAPAGATAPPAEDGPVRGPAGGPAPLSTEQTGIWQALRGGAAPAAFVVFEALRATGRTVDPHALRQAVEHTAARHDALSSRLVLTEDGPRWQPLTVPRTGWAEDDLSALPEADRAAALDALAQRHLEEPFDLAAGLLLRARLVRLADEEHVLLLAVHHIAVDGRSMELLVRQTADAYEEFAAGRWPADPAGEPPLRLADVARWQQERTPAGADEHWRRALAAGEPPRLPLPYDRPRLVRGALMPTELPFAFPAPGAGAFGRADGLSPFALGLTALVAALARGGEGARTPDEVWLATVLSTRSRPGLADVVGPLTGTALLRVPTGAAGTYRELARAVADALLAAHDRPGAGLDAVSALAEDEFGVDRALLSQVLVVAQEDTAPVPGALFSPDGAIAAARPTATAFDLVWSLRTGEDEADGVLTYKGELFDDTTAGGLVERTRQALAALVARPDAPWREQP; from the coding sequence ATGACCGCAGCACCCCTCAGCATTCCGGTGACCCGGGACCCGGCCACCGCGGCCACGGCGTTGCGGCCCCGGCTGACCCGCGAAGGCGTCCCCGGGCACACCAGGCGCAGCCTGCCCCTGCCCGCCGCCTCCCGCACCGCCCTGCGCGGGGCCGGCGGACACCCGGTGGACGAACTGGTGCTGCTGTGCGCGGCGGCCGCCCTCGCCCTGGCCGCCGCCGAGGACACCGACACCCCGGCCCTGACGGTCACCGGCCCCGCCGGGCCCGTCGCCGTCTCCGTCGCCACCGCCCCGGCCGGCGGCCAGGACCAGGGCACGGCCGGCGCGCTGCTGCGGCGCGTCCGTGACGAGCTGCTCGCCGCCCGCCCCGCCGGAGCCCGCGCCGGGACCCTCACCGTCGCCGCGGAGGGCATGGCGCCGGCCGCCCCGGCCGGCGAGGCGCTGCTGCTCACCCTGGAGGGCTCCGGCGAGGACCGCGTCCTGCACGCCGACGCGGACACCGGGCGCTGCGAGGCCTGGTTCGCGGACGCCGTGCTCCGCGTCGTCGCCCACCTGCTGGCCCAGCTCGGCGATCCCGGCCGCGAACTCGCCGCCCTCACCCTGGCCGACGCCGCCGACCGGGAGACCGTCAAGGAGTGGGGCCGGGCCGGGTTCTGGCCGCCCGCCACACCGGCCACCCTGCTGGAGCGCCTGGACCGCGGCCACCTCGCGGGCGGCGCAGGGCTGGCCGTCGTCACCGGCGGGGGAGCGGCCGACGGGGCCGCCGAACTGGGCCACGCCCAGCTGCGCGCCGAGTCCGTGCGCGCCGCCCGCCGCCTGCACCACGCGTACGGGGTGGGACGCGGCGACCGCGTCGCCCTGCTCGTCGGCAAGGGCCGCCACGCGCTCACCGCGCTGCTCGGCACGGTCCGGGCCGGGGCCGCCTACGTACCGCTGGACCCGGCGCAGCCCGAGGAGCGGCTCGCCGCCGTGCTCGACGACGTCGGCGCCGCCGCGCTGGTGGCCGAGCCCGAACACCTCGCACTGGCCGGGGCGCTGGCCGCCCGCACGGGCCTGCGCCTGCTGTCCGCCGCCGACCTGGCCGCGGACACCGCCGACCTGGCCGCCCTGCCCGAGGAGGAGCCCGAGCCGCCGCGCCCCGAGGACACGGCGTACGTGATCTACACCTCCGGCTCCACCGGCCGGCCCAAGGGCGTCGTCATCCGCCACTCGGCGATCGACAGCTACCTCGCCTGGAAGCACGACTACCACCGGCTGTCTCCCGACACCTGCCTGCTCCAGGTGCCCGCGCTGTCCTTCGACAGCTCCGTCTCGGACGTGTTCTCCGTGCTCGGCGCGGGCGGCGCCCTGGTCCTGGTCGACGCGGTGCGCCGGCTCGACGGGGCCCACCTGCGCGGGCTCGCCGAGCGGTACACGGCCACCCACGTCACCCTCGTCCCCAGCCTCTACACCGCCGTCCTCGACGAGCTGGCCGCCGCGGGCACCCTGCGCGTGGTCACCGTCGCGGGCGAGGCGATGCCCGGCGAACTCGTCGCCCGCCACCAGCTCCAGCTGCCGCGCACCCGGCTGGTCAACGAGTACGGGCCCACCGAGAACTCCGTCGGCGCCACGGCCTTCGACTACCCCGCGCACCCGCTGCCCGGCACCCCGATCGGCTGGCCGCTGGCCCACACCGTCGTCGAGGTGCTCGACGGCGCGGACCGGCCCGTGCCCCCCGGCTTCCCCGGCCAGCTGCACTTCTCCGGCCCCGGCCTCGCCGACGGCTATCTGCACCGGCCCGAGCTGGACGAGGCGGCCTTCCCCGCCGCGCCCGAGCAGCCCGGCGGCCGGCGCTACCGCTCCGGCGACCGCGGCTGGTGGCAGCCCGGCGGCACCCTGCAGTTCCTCGGCCGCGCCGACGACCAGGTCAAGATCCGCGGCAACCGCGTCGAACTCGGCGACGTGGAGGCGGCCCTGGCCGCGCTGCCCGCCGTGGAGACGGCCGTCGCCGTGGTCTGCCGGGGCGCCGGCGGCCAACCCTCGCTCGTCGCCTTCGTCACCGGCCCCGCCGCCGAGACCCCCGCCGCCGTCCACGCGTACGCGGGCACCGTGCTGCCCGCGCCCCTGGTCCCGGACCGCGTCCTGCCGCTGGACCGGGTGCCGCTCAGCACCAGCGGGAAGATCGACCGGCGCGAACTGGCCGAGCGGGCCCAGGCCTGCGCCCCCGCCGCCGAGCCCGCGCCGGCCGCGGCGCCCGAGGCCCCGCAGAGCCTGGAGGACCGCGTCGGCGCCGTCTTCCGGGAGGTCCTCGGCGTCGATCGGATCGGCCCCGACGACAACTTCTTCGCCTGCGGCGGCCACAGCCTGCTCGCCGTCGACGTCATCGCCGCCCTCGAACAGCGCCACGGCCTGGTCCTCGGCATCGACGAACTCCTCGACGGCCCCTCGGTCCGCGAGGCCTGCGCCGCCCTGCGCGGCCGCGGCGCGGACGAGGGCGACGCGCAGGCGGCGTCCGCCGCCGAGAAGGACCCGGAGGGCGGGGACCACCCGCTGTCCGCCGCCCAGCGGCAGCTGTGGACCCTCGCCCGGCTCGACGACGGCGCGGACAGCATCCACCACCTCACCGACGTCTTCCGGATCGACGGACCGCTGGACGAGCGCCAGGTCGCCCAGGCCCTCGCCGACGAGGCCGCCTGCGCGCCGCTCCTGCGCGCCCGCTTCTTCGTCCGCGACGGCGAACCCCGCCAGCGCTTCGTCTACGGGGACCGGCCGCCGCTCACCGTCCTGTGGCCCGCACCCGGCACCGACACCGGCGCGACCCTGCGCGCCGAAGCCCGACGCCCCTTCGACCTGGAACGGCAGCCGCCGCTGCGCGCCGTCCTGCTGCGGCTCTCCCCGACCAGCGCGCTCCTCGCGCTGACGGTCCACCACATCGCTTGCGACGGCGAATCCGCCGTGCTGCTGGCCGAGCGGGTCTTCGCCCGGCTGCGCGCCCTGCGCACCGGCACGGCCGCCCCCCGGCCCGCCGAAGGCAGCTACCTCACGCACATCGCCCGCGAGGCCGCCGCCCTCGGCGGCCCCGAGGCGGAGCGGGACCGCGCCCACTGGCACACACGGCTCGCCGCCCCGCTGCCCTTCCCGCTGCTGCCCGCCGACGGGGAGCGCGGCGCCGCGCCCGGCCCCGGCGGCTCCAGCCGCTTGCGGCTCTCCGGGCAGGACACCCGGGCCGTGCGGGCGCTGGCGCGCACCTGCGGCACCAGCATGTACGGGACCGGGCTGACCGCCCTGGCCGAACTGCTCGGGCGGTTCACGGGCGAGCGGCGGATCCTCGTCGGCACGCCCGTCACCCGCCGCGACGACCCGTCGTACGCGGGGGTCATCGGCCCGTTCCTCAACACGGTGGTGCTGACCTGCGAGGTGGCACCGGACCTCGGCTTCGCCGAGCGCGCCGCCGCCACCCGCTCCGCCGTGGCCTCGGCCATGACCCACCGCGCCCACCCCTTCGAGCGGCTCGTGGACGAACTGCCGGGGGCCCGCGACGGCGGCCGCACACCGCTGTTCACGGTCATGTTCACCGCGGACGAGCGCGGCGCCGCCGGCACCGGCGACGGCAGCGAACTGGACGCCGGCCCCGGACTCGCCGTCCGGCGCGAGCCCTACGCCGACCACGCCGCCGAGTTCGAACTCAGCTTCCACCTCGACAACTCCGGCGAACTGCTCGAGCTCACCGCCGAGTACGACGGCACGCTCTTCAGCGCCGCCCGCGCCACCCGGCTGCTGCGGCACTGGGCCGACCTGCTGCTGCGCGCCGCCGCCGACCCCGGCCGCACCCCGGCCGGTACGCCGCTGCCCGACGCCGAGCGCGCGGAACTGGCCGCGCTCGCCGACACCTGTGCGGCCTACCCCGGCGCCCGGATCAGCGACGCCGCCGGGCGGCCCGTCCCGGTCGGCGTCCCCGGCGACCTGAGCACCGGCGCCGGCGCGACCGGGCTGCGGGCCCACTGGTCGGAGCGGCGCGAGCTGGTGCCGCGCGGCCGCGCCGGGCGGCTCGTGCCCGACTCGGACCGCCCCGGCACCCACCTCGACCCGGCCGAGGCCGAACTGCTGCTGCTGGCCCACCCGTCGGTGCGCGCCGCCGAGGTCCGCGCCGCGGCCCCGGGCGAGCCCGGGCCGCTGACCGCCCACGTCACCCCGCAACCCGGGCACACCGTGAGCCCCGGCGCGCTGCGCACCCTGCTGCGCCGGGCGCTGCCGCTGCGGCTGGTCCCGGCGACCGTCCACGTCACGGCGGACGCGGGGGAGCCCGCGCCACGGCCGGCGCGGGCGGCGGGAACCGCGCCCGTGGCGACCGCGCCGGCGGCGGACGCCGCCGCGGGGCCCGTCGAGCTCGTCGCGCAGGCCGTCGCCGAGGCGCTCGGGCACGAACGGGTCGGGCCGGACGAGGACTTCTTCGACCTCGGCGGCGGTTCCCTGGACGCCGTCGCCGTGGCCGCCCGGCTGCGGATCGCGCTCGGCCGGGACGTCTCGCCCCGGCTCGTCTTCGACTCCCGCACCCCGGCGGCCATCGCCGGAGCCCTCGCCGGCGCCGCTCCCGCCGGCGCCACCGCCCCGCCGGCCGAGGACGGGCCGGTGCGCGGACCGGCGGGCGGCCCCGCACCGCTCAGCACCGAGCAGACCGGGATCTGGCAGGCCCTGCGGGGCGGCGCCGCCCCGGCCGCGTTCGTCGTGTTCGAGGCGCTGCGCGCCACCGGCCGGACCGTCGACCCGCACGCCCTGCGCCAGGCCGTCGAGCACACCGCCGCCCGCCACGACGCCCTCTCCTCCCGGCTCGTCCTCACCGAGGACGGGCCCCGGTGGCAGCCGCTGACCGTGCCGCGCACCGGCTGGGCCGAGGACGACCTCTCCGCGCTCCCCGAGGCCGACCGGGCCGCCGCGCTCGACGCGCTGGCCCAGCGCCACCTGGAGGAGCCCTTCGACCTCGCGGCCGGACTGCTGCTGCGGGCCCGCCTGGTACGCCTGGCCGACGAGGAGCACGTCCTGCTGCTCGCCGTGCACCACATCGCCGTCGACGGCCGCTCCATGGAGCTGCTGGTGCGCCAGACGGCCGACGCCTACGAGGAGTTCGCCGCCGGACGCTGGCCCGCGGACCCCGCCGGCGAGCCGCCGCTGCGGCTGGCGGACGTGGCCCGCTGGCAGCAGGAGCGCACCCCCGCCGGCGCCGACGAGCACTGGCGCCGGGCGCTGGCCGCCGGCGAGCCGCCGCGGCTGCCGCTGCCCTACGACCGGCCCCGGCTGGTGCGCGGCGCGCTGATGCCGACGGAACTGCCCTTCGCGTTCCCCGCCCCGGGCGCCGGGGCCTTCGGCCGCGCCGACGGCCTGAGCCCCTTCGCGCTCGGCCTGACCGCGCTGGTCGCGGCCTTGGCCCGGGGCGGCGAGGGCGCGCGGACCCCGGACGAGGTGTGGCTGGCCACCGTCCTCAGCACCCGCTCCCGGCCCGGCCTCGCGGACGTGGTCGGCCCGCTCACCGGCACCGCCCTGCTGCGCGTGCCGACGGGCGCCGCCGGCACCTACCGCGAACTGGCCCGCGCCGTCGCGGACGCGCTGCTCGCCGCCCATGACCGGCCGGGGGCGGGCCTGGACGCCGTATCCGCCCTCGCGGAGGACGAGTTCGGCGTGGACCGGGCCCTCCTGAGCCAGGTCCTCGTGGTCGCGCAGGAGGACACGGCCCCGGTCCCCGGCGCCCTGTTCAGCCCGGACGGCGCCATCGCCGCGGCCCGGCCCACCGCCACCGCCTTCGACCTCGTGTGGTCGCTGCGCACCGGCGAGGACGAAGCCGACGGCGTCCTTACGTACAAGGGCGAGCTCTTCGACGACACGACCGCCGGGGGCCTGGTCGAACGCACCCGGCAGGCACTGGCCGCCCTGGTCGCCCGCCCCGACGCGCCCTGGAGGGAGCAGCCGTGA